A part of Desulfofundulus salinus genomic DNA contains:
- the cooS gene encoding anaerobic carbon-monoxide dehydrogenase catalytic subunit — translation MAKRERVQLGGRVSVHDSVQEMYEHIHRDGLTNVWDRFDPQEKIRCNFCLAGVSCQLCTNGPCRISDKTDAILGVCGIDRNAMAMRDMLLRNVMGTATYTHHAYEAFRTLKATAQGKTPFTITDKDKLYSFAGQVKVDTNGSPEQVAIRLADFLNSELYRDYDEPSTMVEAFAPEPRKKLWRELAIYPAGVMHEIKDATASCLTNVDGDFVSLAKKGLRLGIACIYGAQIGLEMVQDILFGTPMPHEVEVDLGIMDPEYVNIVFNGHEPWIGVATILAARDPQVQAQAREAGARGVRVTGSIESGQEVLQRFAIDEVFRGLTGNWLTIEPLLATGTVDVFAMDENCSPPWLAPYAEKYGVTLVCVSDLVRMPGVEKHLDYKPTEVAGQARELIRLGIENFKKRHGRIKPRVPRKVQKAIAGFSTEAVLKALGGRLDPLVDVLKAGKIKGVVALVNCTTISTGPHDYMTVGLAREMIRRNILIVSGGCGNHALEVAGLASLEAAEQAGEGLREICRSLNIPPVLSFGTCTDTGRISMLVTAVANHLGVDTSALPVAVTAPQYLEQKATIDGLFALAFGLYTHLSPTPPVTGGPELVKLLTEDLEGITGGKVALGDDPVQAANGIEEHINKKRAALGI, via the coding sequence CGGGTCAGTGTGCACGACTCGGTCCAGGAAATGTATGAGCATATACACCGGGACGGTTTAACCAATGTATGGGATCGCTTTGACCCCCAGGAGAAAATCCGCTGTAACTTTTGCCTGGCGGGGGTTAGCTGCCAGCTGTGCACCAACGGGCCCTGCCGCATTTCCGACAAAACCGATGCCATTTTGGGCGTATGCGGCATCGACCGCAACGCTATGGCCATGCGGGACATGCTTTTGCGCAACGTGATGGGTACCGCCACCTATACTCACCACGCCTATGAAGCCTTCCGCACCCTCAAGGCCACGGCTCAGGGGAAAACGCCTTTTACCATCACAGATAAAGATAAACTGTACAGCTTCGCCGGGCAGGTGAAGGTAGATACCAACGGTTCTCCCGAACAGGTGGCCATTCGCCTGGCCGATTTTCTGAACAGCGAACTTTACCGCGACTACGATGAACCCAGCACCATGGTGGAAGCTTTCGCCCCCGAACCACGGAAAAAATTATGGCGGGAACTGGCCATTTACCCTGCCGGAGTGATGCATGAAATTAAAGACGCCACTGCCAGCTGCCTGACCAATGTGGACGGGGACTTTGTTTCCTTGGCCAAAAAGGGTCTGCGCCTGGGCATAGCCTGTATATACGGCGCCCAGATCGGCCTGGAAATGGTGCAGGACATCCTTTTTGGCACCCCCATGCCCCATGAGGTGGAAGTGGACCTGGGCATCATGGACCCGGAGTACGTGAACATCGTGTTCAACGGACATGAACCCTGGATTGGCGTAGCCACCATCCTGGCCGCCCGGGACCCCCAGGTCCAGGCCCAGGCCCGGGAGGCAGGCGCCAGGGGCGTGCGGGTGACCGGTTCCATCGAAAGCGGCCAGGAGGTACTCCAGCGGTTTGCCATCGATGAAGTCTTCCGGGGATTAACGGGAAACTGGCTGACCATTGAACCCCTGTTGGCCACCGGTACGGTAGACGTCTTTGCCATGGACGAAAACTGCTCACCCCCCTGGCTGGCCCCTTATGCCGAAAAATACGGTGTCACCCTGGTATGCGTTTCCGACCTGGTGCGCATGCCCGGGGTGGAAAAACACCTGGACTATAAGCCTACGGAAGTGGCCGGTCAGGCCCGGGAACTGATCCGCCTGGGCATTGAAAATTTTAAGAAACGTCACGGCCGCATTAAACCCAGGGTGCCCCGGAAAGTGCAAAAGGCCATTGCCGGATTTTCCACCGAAGCGGTACTCAAAGCACTGGGGGGCAGGCTGGACCCCCTGGTGGATGTACTTAAGGCCGGAAAAATTAAAGGTGTGGTGGCCCTGGTCAACTGCACCACCATTTCCACCGGTCCCCACGACTACATGACCGTGGGGTTGGCGAGAGAAATGATCCGGCGCAACATACTGATAGTCAGCGGCGGTTGCGGTAATCACGCCCTGGAAGTGGCTGGCTTGGCCAGCCTGGAAGCGGCAGAGCAGGCGGGGGAAGGCCTGCGGGAGATCTGCCGGTCTTTAAATATCCCTCCGGTGCTCAGTTTCGGTACCTGTACCGATACGGGGCGCATTTCCATGCTGGTCACCGCCGTGGCCAACCACCTGGGGGTGGACACCAGTGCTTTGCCCGTGGCCGTAACCGCGCCGCAGTACCTGGAGCAAAAGGCCACCATTGACGGGCTTTTTGCCCTGGCCTTTGGGCTTTACACCCATCTTTCACCCACTCCTCCGGTAACCGGGGGCCCCGAACTGGTCAAGCTGCTGACCGAAGATCTGGAAGGCATTACCGGTGGGAAGGTTGCCCTGGGAGACGATCCGGTGCAAGCAGCCAATGGTATTGAGGAACACATTAACAAAAAACGTGCCGCCCTGGGAATTTAA
- a CDS encoding DUF3795 domain-containing protein, with amino-acid sequence MATGPCGLACDACGLYNRGKCASCGPGNSIEARAKINFQEQLGFRCPVLACAITRNIDYCSRDCSEFPCSRYERGPYPLSLSFLQMYRRRSGPQH; translated from the coding sequence ATGGCTACCGGTCCCTGTGGGCTGGCCTGCGATGCCTGTGGTCTGTACAACCGGGGCAAATGTGCGTCCTGCGGTCCCGGCAACAGCATTGAAGCCCGGGCCAAAATCAACTTTCAGGAACAGTTGGGTTTTCGCTGCCCCGTGCTGGCCTGCGCTATTACCCGGAACATCGATTACTGCTCCCGGGATTGTTCCGAGTTTCCCTGTTCCCGCTATGAGCGTGGTCCCTATCCGTTGAGCCTGAGTTTTTTGCAAATGTACAGGCGCCGATCCGGTCCCCAGCATTAA
- a CDS encoding tyrosine-type recombinase/integrase — protein MAKRKTKKRASGEGLVRKRPDGRWEARITVGIDPVTGKPKFKHFYGKTQAEAIEKRDAYLTAVRTGTYVEPQKILFGEWVNRWLELFVKPKVRQSTYAKYQINTRTHIVPALGHIELQKLATEHIQEFYNEKAQTHSSSVIAILHQIINGSLKQAVKQRVILNNPAEYTERPQVKYREVEPLTEEEVTKFLEAARGDRLYAAFLLDLFTGLRRGELLALRWSDVDFKAGTITVRESLSRVEIEPGKTELVFSEPKTESGKRTIPLLPEVVQELKRHKARQNEERLFFGREYEDNDLVFCTSTGKPIDPRNFLRKLKSILKKTGLREEIRVHTLRHTFGNAIAQAGENPRNLQALMGHADIRTTLGTYCHSGLDDKRRAVEKLSSLLNVAPKRQ, from the coding sequence ATGGCGAAGAGAAAGACGAAGAAACGGGCGAGCGGTGAAGGGCTTGTCAGGAAGCGGCCTGATGGACGTTGGGAGGCAAGGATTACTGTAGGAATAGACCCTGTTACCGGCAAACCGAAGTTTAAACACTTCTACGGCAAAACACAGGCCGAGGCTATTGAAAAGCGGGATGCATACCTGACCGCCGTAAGGACCGGCACTTACGTTGAACCGCAGAAAATCCTCTTCGGTGAGTGGGTCAATCGCTGGCTGGAGCTGTTTGTAAAGCCGAAGGTGCGGCAGAGTACATATGCCAAATACCAGATTAACACCAGGACGCACATCGTCCCTGCCCTGGGTCACATCGAGCTGCAGAAACTGGCCACGGAACACATCCAGGAGTTTTACAACGAGAAGGCCCAAACACACTCCAGCAGTGTCATTGCCATACTGCACCAGATAATCAACGGCAGCTTAAAACAGGCCGTCAAGCAGAGGGTCATTCTGAACAACCCTGCCGAGTATACGGAACGGCCACAGGTAAAGTACAGAGAGGTTGAACCGCTGACAGAGGAAGAAGTGACCAAATTCCTGGAGGCTGCCAGGGGTGACCGTCTGTATGCGGCCTTCCTGCTGGACCTGTTCACCGGCCTGCGGAGGGGTGAGCTGCTGGCCCTGCGCTGGAGTGATGTTGACTTCAAGGCCGGGACTATAACCGTTCGTGAATCCCTGTCCAGGGTGGAAATCGAACCGGGCAAAACGGAGCTGGTCTTTTCCGAGCCTAAGACAGAAAGCGGGAAGAGGACCATTCCCCTGCTCCCCGAGGTGGTCCAGGAGTTGAAGAGGCATAAGGCCCGGCAGAACGAAGAGAGGCTTTTCTTCGGGAGGGAATACGAGGACAACGACCTGGTTTTCTGTACCTCCACAGGAAAGCCCATTGACCCGAGAAACTTTTTGCGGAAGCTGAAAAGCATTCTGAAGAAAACTGGCCTGCGGGAAGAAATAAGGGTACACACCCTGCGGCATACATTCGGGAATGCTATTGCCCAGGCTGGAGAAAACCCCAGGAACCTGCAGGCGCTGATGGGACATGCCGACATCCGCACGACACTGGGAACCTACTGCCACAGTGGGTTGGACGACAAGCGCCGGGCGGTGGAAAAGCTGTCCTCCCTGTTGAATGTGGCCCCAAAAAGGCAATGA
- a CDS encoding helix-turn-helix domain-containing protein, which produces MRERETKMAMARNFRKAGMALREIADRLDVSRETVRLWLSDTDRAFHEDIREKAKARPRQAIGKKKPRQLITPSCFRGVTPWWTIAPPVVLVDIPTGQVLVYRWPLE; this is translated from the coding sequence GTGCGGGAGCGGGAAACAAAAATGGCAATGGCCCGGAACTTCCGGAAGGCAGGCATGGCACTCCGCGAGATAGCCGACAGGCTGGACGTCTCCCGCGAGACGGTGAGGTTATGGCTTTCCGACACCGACCGGGCTTTCCATGAAGACATCCGGGAAAAAGCGAAGGCCAGGCCAAGGCAGGCCATTGGCAAGAAGAAGCCCCGGCAGCTTATCACCCCTTCTTGCTTCAGGGGGGTTACTCCCTGGTGGACGATAGCCCCGCCGGTGGTCCTGGTGGACATCCCCACCGGCCAGGTGTTGGTCTACCGGTGGCCCCTGGAATGA
- a CDS encoding helix-turn-helix domain-containing protein has translation MDFKRRFEQAGENPFVAWRKEQGLTRAELARLLGTSYNVVYSLEKGHYPAPLPERLVYAIYKAGLPFELITEYTRWRRGEPKEGTVH, from the coding sequence ATGGACTTCAAGCGAAGGTTTGAACAGGCTGGCGAAAATCCGTTTGTGGCCTGGAGGAAAGAACAGGGCTTAACCCGCGCGGAATTGGCCCGATTGCTCGGTACGTCGTACAATGTCGTTTACAGCTTGGAGAAAGGCCATTATCCTGCCCCCCTCCCTGAGCGGCTGGTATACGCCATCTACAAGGCCGGACTTCCCTTTGAGCTGATTACGGAATATACGCGCTGGCGGCGGGGCGAACCGAAGGAAGGGACGGTGCATTGA
- a CDS encoding helix-turn-helix domain-containing protein yields the protein MGTNQVRYFREKAGLSVRELARKANLHPAWVLQVERAEDSWGRTPWGYDTDRRFADALGVKLADLFSDYRPPERPKEKPPRVDKTEEDIDETIKVLNERRQTAGRFIDERDVCHYEETSPGVMQGFGDFHHWQRLQKARQQAVT from the coding sequence ATGGGAACCAACCAAGTGCGGTACTTTAGAGAAAAAGCGGGCTTATCAGTTAGGGAACTGGCACGAAAGGCCAACCTCCACCCCGCCTGGGTGTTGCAGGTTGAGCGGGCGGAAGACTCCTGGGGACGCACACCGTGGGGATACGACACCGACAGGAGGTTTGCGGATGCCCTGGGCGTCAAGCTGGCAGACCTGTTCAGTGACTACCGCCCCCCGGAGAGACCCAAAGAGAAACCTCCCAGAGTGGACAAGACCGAAGAAGATATTGACGAAACCATAAAAGTTTTAAACGAACGGCGCCAGACAGCCGGCAGGTTCATCGACGAAAGAGATGTGTGTCATTATGAGGAAACCTCTCCTGGCGTCATGCAGGGATTTGGCGACTTCCACCACTGGCAGCGGCTGCAAAAGGCGCGGCAACAGGCCGTGACATAG
- a CDS encoding YfjI family protein, whose amino-acid sequence MTTVEDWPDPEPLGTYLLPVEKLPPEIIPEPFRPWVMDVSYRMQCPADFVAVPTIIMTGSIIGTGCGIRPKKYDDWLVVPNLWGGPIARPGKLKTPALAEALKPLVPLEVRARKEYEAAMKEYEADRELFKAQKEALKSKMLEATKGKKKTEGLSLAELRQQYLNLKEPEPPVWRRYRTNDATIEKMSELLSENPRGILLFRDELIGLLAGWDKEGRETDRAFYLEAWNGYGSMTTDRIGRGTIHVDNLCVSILGGIQPAKLLAYLHQAMNELENDGLMQRLQLLVFPDELGDWELVDRYPDKKAQELAFKVIERLDKMDFVAYGARLDEGERIPYFRFDNEAQDLFYEWLTELENEKLRRDDPPALLEHLSKYRSLMPSLALIIHLIDIAAGAAEGDVSLKAAKMAAAWCDYLESHARRIYGLVGSVGQRAAAELAKKIQKRVLKDGFTVRDVYRKGWYLLNSRELVQAACDELVDAGWLKPVPEDVPGRQPKIVYRVNPKIFP is encoded by the coding sequence TTGACCACCGTCGAGGATTGGCCGGACCCGGAGCCTCTCGGGACTTATCTACTGCCTGTGGAAAAACTTCCCCCAGAAATAATTCCAGAACCGTTCAGACCGTGGGTAATGGACGTTTCCTATCGGATGCAGTGCCCCGCCGACTTTGTTGCCGTTCCTACCATCATTATGACCGGATCAATAATCGGCACGGGATGCGGGATAAGACCCAAAAAATATGACGATTGGCTTGTGGTACCCAACCTTTGGGGTGGTCCTATAGCCCGACCCGGAAAGTTGAAGACCCCCGCACTCGCGGAGGCTTTAAAGCCCTTGGTCCCATTGGAGGTGCGTGCGCGTAAAGAATACGAAGCCGCGATGAAAGAATATGAGGCGGACAGAGAGCTTTTCAAGGCGCAGAAGGAAGCCCTTAAATCAAAAATGCTAGAAGCAACGAAGGGTAAGAAAAAGACCGAGGGACTATCTTTGGCAGAACTGCGCCAGCAATATCTAAACCTGAAGGAGCCTGAACCCCCCGTCTGGAGGCGCTACCGAACGAACGATGCGACAATCGAGAAGATGAGCGAATTGCTTTCGGAAAACCCGCGTGGAATCCTCCTGTTTAGAGATGAATTAATCGGCTTACTGGCAGGTTGGGACAAAGAAGGTAGAGAAACGGACCGTGCCTTTTATTTGGAGGCGTGGAATGGTTACGGGAGCATGACCACCGACCGCATAGGGAGGGGGACGATCCACGTGGACAACCTTTGTGTGTCCATCCTGGGCGGTATCCAGCCGGCGAAACTACTGGCCTACCTCCACCAGGCAATGAACGAATTAGAAAACGACGGCCTAATGCAAAGGTTGCAGTTGCTGGTTTTCCCCGATGAACTCGGGGACTGGGAACTGGTGGACCGTTACCCTGATAAGAAGGCACAGGAACTAGCTTTTAAGGTGATTGAGCGCCTGGATAAGATGGACTTCGTGGCCTACGGTGCCCGACTGGACGAGGGCGAGAGAATTCCATACTTTCGTTTTGATAACGAAGCCCAGGACCTTTTTTACGAATGGCTGACAGAGCTCGAGAACGAGAAACTGAGGCGGGATGACCCTCCTGCACTGTTAGAGCATCTGAGTAAATACCGCAGCTTGATGCCGAGCCTGGCCCTCATTATTCACCTGATCGACATTGCGGCAGGTGCTGCGGAAGGTGATGTTTCGCTTAAAGCAGCAAAGATGGCCGCAGCGTGGTGCGATTACCTTGAATCGCACGCCAGGCGGATTTATGGCCTGGTGGGAAGTGTTGGCCAGCGGGCGGCGGCGGAGCTGGCAAAGAAAATCCAAAAACGCGTTTTGAAAGATGGTTTTACTGTGCGGGATGTTTACCGCAAGGGATGGTACTTGCTTAACAGCAGGGAACTGGTCCAGGCGGCATGTGATGAGCTTGTGGATGCTGGCTGGTTAAAGCCGGTGCCCGAAGATGTTCCTGGACGGCAGCCCAAAATCGTGTACCGTGTGAACCCAAAAATTTTCCCGTAA
- a CDS encoding CHC2 zinc finger domain-containing protein translates to MHSIARSHDVFQLTREIPLTDVARRYGLELRRAGSRWLTRCPFHQDNNPSLVLFPDGRWRCFGCQAHGDATDLVSRLFNLRPIEAARQICRDFGLPVNNRPLSSETRRKTEEAARQREIEQAFKADLERIRQRLAMLHRCIFRSLRTPEDYKRLSRLVHAQPLLEYVLDELTSRDPARQVEAWRYARRWFPWVV, encoded by the coding sequence ATGCATAGTATAGCACGTTCCCACGATGTTTTTCAGCTGACCAGGGAAATTCCTCTTACCGATGTGGCCCGGCGTTATGGCCTGGAACTGCGGCGGGCTGGCAGCCGGTGGTTGACCAGGTGCCCTTTCCACCAAGACAACAACCCGTCCCTGGTCCTTTTCCCTGATGGCAGATGGCGTTGTTTCGGATGCCAGGCCCACGGCGATGCGACGGACTTGGTGTCCCGGTTGTTTAACCTGCGGCCCATCGAAGCGGCCCGGCAAATATGCCGCGACTTTGGCCTGCCGGTGAATAACCGGCCCCTTTCCTCGGAGACCAGGCGCAAAACAGAGGAAGCGGCCCGCCAAAGGGAGATTGAGCAGGCTTTCAAGGCCGACCTTGAGCGGATTCGCCAGCGGTTGGCCATGCTGCACCGGTGCATTTTCCGGAGCCTGCGGACGCCCGAGGATTACAAACGACTGAGTAGACTCGTCCACGCCCAGCCCCTCTTGGAATATGTGTTGGACGAGTTAACGTCCCGAGACCCGGCCCGGCAGGTGGAGGCCTGGCGGTATGCCCGGAGGTGGTTCCCGTGGGTTGTGTGA
- a CDS encoding helix-turn-helix domain-containing protein, which translates to MRTASNRLNLNDVGDFIGPREVARILGIAEARAYQLVRSQGFPAKQIGRRWIINKQAFIDWWNREAK; encoded by the coding sequence ATGCGGACTGCCAGCAACCGACTGAATCTCAATGATGTGGGCGATTTCATCGGCCCGCGAGAGGTAGCGCGGATTCTCGGCATTGCCGAGGCGAGAGCCTACCAGCTCGTTCGGAGTCAGGGGTTTCCCGCGAAGCAGATTGGCCGCCGGTGGATTATTAATAAACAGGCTTTCATCGATTGGTGGAATCGGGAAGCAAAATAA
- a CDS encoding methyl-accepting chemotaxis protein yields MILSRLNNKKACQKKIESTPAVPPEESLSVSQEKTAVDQPEQAERDLLDCTLELAPFIKGLLGEEVGIYVSDLERYIYCDPGRVGLSLKAGDIVKEGSVTALALRTGQRQVTRVGKEVYGIPYIGISCPITDAKTGKIVGALSMTTPITRQENLVAASKEMENQVNTITMAITNLSATAEELAATTENLNSNAQNIRNEIKKTDNIVALIQEIAEQTHLLGLNAAIEAARVGDAGRGFNVVAGEIRKLSQDTQRSVKEIMQTLHDMQQSIMELTHSVEQMSAAAQQQAASSQEINAAVNELGAVAAQLKKLADELVV; encoded by the coding sequence ATGATCCTGTCCCGATTGAACAATAAAAAAGCATGCCAGAAAAAAATAGAATCAACCCCTGCTGTGCCTCCGGAAGAATCATTATCAGTTTCCCAGGAAAAAACGGCTGTTGACCAGCCAGAGCAAGCAGAACGCGATCTGCTTGACTGTACCTTGGAGCTGGCCCCTTTTATCAAGGGGCTCCTGGGTGAAGAGGTGGGTATATACGTCTCGGACCTGGAACGGTATATATATTGCGATCCGGGGCGTGTAGGCCTTTCCCTAAAAGCAGGGGATATCGTCAAAGAAGGCAGCGTAACGGCTCTGGCTCTGCGCACCGGCCAAAGACAAGTCACACGGGTGGGAAAAGAGGTCTACGGCATACCATATATCGGTATTTCTTGTCCTATTACCGACGCCAAGACGGGTAAAATAGTCGGTGCTCTGAGCATGACCACTCCCATTACCCGCCAGGAAAATCTGGTAGCGGCGTCAAAAGAAATGGAAAACCAGGTCAACACCATTACCATGGCCATCACCAACCTTTCCGCTACCGCGGAAGAACTTGCAGCCACCACGGAAAACCTGAACAGTAACGCTCAGAATATCAGAAACGAGATTAAGAAAACCGATAATATTGTAGCCCTCATCCAGGAAATTGCCGAGCAGACCCACCTGCTGGGTTTGAACGCGGCCATTGAAGCAGCCCGGGTGGGTGACGCCGGGCGGGGTTTTAATGTGGTAGCCGGCGAAATACGCAAACTTTCCCAGGATACCCAACGTTCGGTTAAAGAAATCATGCAGACTTTACATGATATGCAGCAATCCATTATGGAGTTGACGCACTCAGTTGAGCAGATGTCTGCGGCAGCTCAACAGCAGGCGGCTTCCTCCCAGGAGATAAACGCCGCCGTCAACGAACTGGGTGCCGTGGCTGCGCAACTGAAAAAACTGGCCGATGAATTGGTCGTTTAA
- a CDS encoding methyl-accepting chemotaxis protein → MARKNCWEVLKCNETTKQTCPAFKENRGTECWEVTGTLCRGETQGTMAEKIGQCRKCKYYTFINRIRFGVGAKLAFGFGLILMLLVSTATVALISLNRTETIYRNVLDGTIRATLEADQAMILAQKAAIGARGYAITGESQEKVNCELSLALAEKKLAALEAYIEGEDVTVLYRNMRAKFNEAKEAMLGLIALKNNSLELAAAGANNHDAEAAVQVWVKHRTGSINAFLTATETLDKQLHRKVQAETDRLEAIVARARSAAVLLVVVALLVGLTFATFLTLSIKRPLALLEARSGEIAAGDLTGEKLVVRNRDETGRLATAFNEMTEALRDMLKRLAVGSSELADVAGQVNASAQQVAATAGETTTTINQVSDGSQSAAKTVQQVADMARKVANHAEKGLAAVERAEDQIRVAEETTERIGTMVGRLGEASGRISQIVNLITGITDQTNLLALNAAIEAARAGKHGRGFAVVAEEVRKLAGQSGQAATEIGEIIKEVEHEIQQVVTAMDAGRQETAKSLTVVSEAGSLFREITRQIEELAEKVQDAAASTEQISASVENIAAASEEQTATVEELSAAAASLSELAESLRALAGRYRF, encoded by the coding sequence ATGGCACGGAAAAACTGCTGGGAAGTATTAAAATGTAACGAAACCACGAAACAGACCTGTCCTGCCTTTAAAGAAAACCGCGGCACCGAGTGCTGGGAAGTAACGGGAACCCTGTGCCGTGGTGAAACCCAGGGAACCATGGCCGAAAAGATCGGCCAGTGCCGGAAGTGTAAATATTACACGTTTATTAACCGGATCCGTTTTGGTGTCGGTGCCAAACTGGCTTTTGGTTTCGGACTGATCCTGATGTTGCTGGTTTCCACCGCAACCGTGGCACTGATTAGCCTGAACCGGACGGAAACAATTTACCGGAATGTTTTAGACGGTACAATCCGCGCCACACTGGAGGCCGACCAGGCCATGATCCTGGCCCAGAAAGCGGCAATTGGAGCCCGGGGCTATGCCATTACTGGTGAGAGCCAGGAGAAGGTTAACTGCGAGCTATCTTTGGCTTTAGCCGAAAAGAAGCTGGCCGCCTTAGAGGCTTATATTGAAGGAGAGGATGTTACGGTTCTTTACCGGAACATGCGGGCGAAGTTTAACGAGGCAAAAGAGGCAATGCTGGGCTTAATCGCTCTTAAAAATAATAGCCTTGAACTGGCGGCTGCCGGAGCGAACAACCATGACGCCGAGGCAGCCGTCCAGGTGTGGGTAAAGCATCGTACGGGGAGTATCAACGCATTCCTTACAGCAACTGAGACTTTGGATAAACAGCTTCATCGCAAGGTACAGGCGGAAACCGATCGGTTAGAGGCTATCGTGGCCCGGGCCAGGAGTGCTGCTGTACTCCTGGTAGTCGTCGCCCTGCTGGTTGGTCTGACTTTTGCCACCTTCCTTACTCTAAGCATTAAACGTCCCCTTGCCCTTCTTGAAGCAAGGTCGGGAGAAATTGCGGCAGGGGATCTTACCGGAGAAAAACTGGTGGTGCGCAACCGGGACGAAACCGGTCGGCTGGCGACCGCCTTCAACGAAATGACGGAAGCCCTGCGGGACATGTTAAAACGCCTGGCGGTGGGTTCCAGTGAACTGGCTGATGTAGCCGGACAGGTAAATGCCAGCGCCCAGCAGGTGGCGGCCACTGCAGGGGAGACAACCACTACCATTAACCAGGTATCAGACGGTTCCCAAAGTGCCGCCAAAACGGTTCAGCAGGTGGCGGATATGGCCCGGAAGGTAGCAAATCATGCGGAAAAAGGGCTGGCGGCCGTGGAGCGGGCGGAGGATCAGATTCGTGTTGCCGAGGAGACGACAGAGAGAATTGGCACTATGGTCGGCCGGTTGGGAGAGGCTTCTGGTCGTATTTCCCAGATTGTTAATCTCATTACCGGCATTACCGATCAAACCAACTTACTGGCATTAAATGCGGCTATCGAAGCAGCCCGGGCCGGAAAACATGGCCGCGGCTTTGCCGTGGTGGCAGAGGAAGTGAGAAAGCTGGCCGGCCAGTCCGGCCAGGCTGCAACGGAAATCGGAGAGATCATCAAGGAAGTAGAGCATGAGATTCAGCAAGTGGTTACGGCCATGGATGCCGGCCGGCAGGAAACAGCCAAAAGCTTGACGGTGGTTTCCGAAGCAGGAAGCTTATTCCGGGAAATCACCCGCCAGATCGAAGAACTGGCTGAAAAGGTGCAGGATGCGGCCGCCAGCACCGAACAGATCAGCGCCAGTGTGGAAAATATTGCTGCAGCCAGCGAGGAACAAACGGCCACGGTCGAAGAACTCAGCGCTGCGGCGGCCAGTCTTAGTGAGCTGGCGGAATCTTTACGGGCCTTAGCGGGTCGCTACCGGTTCTAA